The uncultured Fibrobacter sp. DNA segment AGTTAGATTTATCTAACTTTCAGTTAGACAAGTCTAACTCGGAAAGTAGCCATAGTTTCAGATGCCGACTTGTTTGGTTGAATAAAGATCCATTCCCTCTTGTGTCTCTTTGGGAATAAATCGCGCCCCCGCTCAAGTAGCTCTGAGTAGGGGCGTTTTTTGATAATTCAAGCCGATTTTTTAGGCGGAGGGTCCCTACGCCTGCTTCAACGGCGTCATGCTCTTGGCGCAGATCGCCATGGTCGAGAGGTTGTGCAGAAGGGCCGAGGTCGAGGGGGCAAGTATTCCGAAGAATCCTGCGGCCAGGAGCGACGTGTTGAAGGCGACGATAAAGCGGTAATTCGCCTGGATACGTTCCATAAGCTGGAAGCTCAATGTACGGAGTTCCGCAAGGTCGCGCAGGTCTTCGCTGCGAAGGGTCACGTCGGCGGTTTCGCGGGCAATGTCGCTCGCATCGCTCATGGCAACCGACACGTTCGCGGCGGCAAGAGCAGGAGCGTCATTGATACCATCCCCCACCATGATTACTCGGCGGCCTTCAGCCTTCATCTTTTCCACATAGCGGTGCTTGTCTTCGGGCAAAACCTGCGCAAAGAAGGTATCGATGCCCAAAAGTTGCGCCGTGCGTTCGGCGGCCTTCTGGCTATCGCCGGTAATCATCGCCACATATTTGATTCCGCGTTCGCGGAGCATGCGAATCGCTTCTGCTGCTTCGTCTCGCGGAGGATCGCTAATGCAAAGCACTCCCGCGAGGTTCCCGCCAATGGCAAGGTAAATCACGGAAGCGGCTCCGGCGAGTTCGTCAATACGCTGTTGTTCCGTGTCGCCGACGGAAACGTGCTCATCCTCGATAACAAAATGCTTGCTACCGATGACGGCACGTTCCCCGTTCAGAGTGGTCGCAATTCCATGCGCCACGATGTACTGAACGTCGGCGTGCTCTTCTTCGTGATCGATTTCCCTGTCGAGAGCCCCGCGCACAATGGCACGAGCCATACTGTGCGGGAAATGTTCCTCGATACAGGCCGCGATGCGAAGCACCTCCTCTTCGCTACGGCCTTCAAAGGGAATGACACGTTCGAGCTTAGGTTCTGCTTTGGTGAGAGTCCCCGTCTTGTCGAAAATGATGGTGTCGGCAAGCGCAAATTCTTCCAGATACTTGCCGCCCTTCACGGTCATGTTGCGGTCGGCCGCTTCGCGGAGCGCCGAAATCACCGAAATCGGGGTTGAAAGCTTGATGGCGCAAGAATAGTCCACCATCAGAATCGAGACGGCCTTGGTAATGTTGCGCGTAAACAGGAGCGTGAGCCCGAATCCGATAAAGCTGAACGGTACAATTCCGTCGGCCAGGCGTTCGGCGCGGCTCTGGATAGAAGCCTTCAGGTCTTCGGAGCGGTCAATGAGTTCGATGATTTTTTGAATCTTGGTGTTGCCGCTCACGGCTCGCACAGATACTACGATGGAGCCTTCGTCCACGACAGTGCCTGCAAAAACGGACTTTCCGACCGTCTTGTGCACCGCCTGCGATTCGCCCGTCATAGTCGCTTCGTTCACGAATGCATCGCCTTCGGCAACGGTTCCGTCCACCGGAATCATGCTGCCGGAACGAACGCGCACAAGGTCGCCCACCTGAACATCCTGCATACGCACCTGGACATCAACACCGTCCTTGACAACCCACACGCGGTCTACCTTCACGGCAAGGCTTGCGGTAAGGGCCGTGCGGGTACGCGCCTTGGTGTAATCTTCCAAGAGACTACTCACGTTCAACAGGAACATGATGGTCCCTGCCGATTCGTAATTGCGCTGCAAGATGCTCGCCCCGATGGCAGCACCGTCCAACACTTCGACGGAGAGTTTGCCTTCGCCAAGGCAGTTCAAGCCCTTCGCCACAAACTTGAGGCCCCTGTAAATCAGGTGCGCCGTGCGAATGGGGGCCGGAATCAGCAACTTGGCCAGGTAACGCCGCGCAATCATGAACGCAAGCCGGTTCTTGAAACGCGTATCGAGTTCCTGCAGTTGGTATTCAGTATCGGGCTCGCTCTCAGGGAGATTTGCAACATCCAGATTCCGGACAAAATCAATCACCTGTTCACGATAGCCGTTTTCGTATTCCAGCAGAATGCCGCCGTTTTCCGAATGGACTACCGCTTTCTGGACATAAGGTTCACTCACGCATGCCTTGTGGATGCGCGATTCATGCACACGCTCAAATGCATAGGCCCCCGCCCGAAAGCGGATTCGCCCCGGCTGATCGTAAACGATTCTAGACTTCATAACTCAAGTGGTTGGTGATTAGTGGTTAGGATTACTATTAGAATATTCTTTCTTCATTCCTGTTTACTAACCACTAGCCACTATTTACTTACCTGCTTCTTTCTTCGCGTCGTTGCAGATGTCGGCGGCTTCGTCCTTCATATCCTGGAAGGCGGCCTTGGCATCGGCGGTGAGTTTCATGCCTTCGGCAAGTCCCTTGACTGCATATTCACGCGTCTTCGGAGCCTTGACAATCTTCTTAATAATGGCCGGGCCCACGACACCCGCCACCACGCACCAGAACTTTTCATTTTTCCATACGGACATAGCTTACTCCTTTGTTGATTGTTTGCTAAAAATCTACCTAAAACTTCATTAAAAAGCAATTTACATACAAACTAACAAACAGACTTCAAACCCAAGTTCCATAAGCTTTCCAAGCAACTAACAATGTTGCAAATTCCCAATTTAGTTCAGGCTATACAACTTAGTTTCCATTCAAATAACTTAGTTAGATTGAACTATCCAAAGTTAGCGAACGCTACCTGAAGCTATACCTGATTTTTGTAGCGAAAGTGCGGCCAGGCTTGCTTTCGCCATATTTATCGTAAACAATTTCATCCATAAAGTTATCAACCTCAAAACTCCAGGCAAGTTTATTATCCCATACGGAGTATTCTATGCCCAAATCCTGCGTAAACGAGGCCTCAATTTTCCGGCTCTGGCGAGAACTGATTTTCCAACCATAATAGTATTCGTCAGTATAGTTTGCCGACCACCAGAACTTGAGAAAATCATTTTTGTTGATTACATCGCCCATGTGGAATTCGGCAAGGTAATTCATGAAGAATCGCGGAATGTTCGGGATAATCGCATCTTCAAGAATGCCCTGTTTGGCGTTATAATCTATATTACGCAAATCTTGGAAAGTCCAGTTCGTTCCGAGCAAAATCCATTCATTCACATCGAGTTTCACGTCGCCTTCGTAACCCCATCCGCGAATCGGGTCCATATTAAAGTACGGCACAGACATCTGTGACGAGCCCATATAATGAATGCGGTTCTTGTAGTAAGAATAGAAAACGTCACCATCAAATCGGAACCGTGCCACCAGCGGGATTTCTTGCAAATCAAGAGACAGGCCAACGTTAAAATTATCTGCTTCTTCGGGCTTGAGATTTGTTGCTGCACTCACGCGCACCCCATCGCCAAAGAGTTCATCGGGCGTGGGCAGGCGCACCGCATGCTGGTAAGACCCCTTGACCGCAAGCGGTTTTACAATCCGGAACATCAAACTTTCATCGTAACCAAAATCAGTATAATCATTTGATTCAACCGTCGCTTTCTGCAACCTACTTGTGGACGTGTTAGAGATATCCGCTTTCAGATAATGGAACTTGAAGCCCAGCAAGTTCTGCAACCGAGAATCAAAGAAATTATCTTCGAGCGAAAGGCCTGTTGTCACAGAAACTGTTTTCCCCGGGTACCCAGCCGTATTGAAACCTAACATTTTAGTGCCAAAATCATCTTCGGGGTCTTCTTTATGATACCTGAAAAGAGTATTCCAGTAAATAAATTGGTTCCTGATGAACTGATAATCCAAATTCAGCAAATCGTTGAAGTCATGCGCCTGAACGGTTCTAAGTTTCGGGAGTCCCATCGTAGATAGTTCGCCCACATTTTTTTTGGCGGTATCACAGGTGAACCAGTTGCGACAATGCACTCGGCTCGTATCAATGACCTTATTTTCGCTATACCCGAACGAAAAATGATTACCGAAATTCAGGTCGTTCACGAAAATATTTTTTTTGTCGAGCCCGAATGTGGCACCGAAATTGTACCCCTCATTTTTCGTTTCGACAATGCGGTTCGCATCTCCCTGAATTTCCTTATCGAATGCACCATAACTTGCGCCCAACGAAACCTGGTCAAACCAAGCATTCATCAAGTTTGCAAAAGCCTGCACGTTATAAGAGGTATAATGGTCGTGATCGCGAACGATGGTAGTATCTTTGCCTGTAGAACTTTTCATGTAGGGCGACGTAAACTCATAATCGTTATCAGAATGATTGAAATACCCCGACACACCCACTTCTAAACCAGCGTGACCAACAATGCTATCAATCAAATGGCTTGCAGTAACAGACGCCTTGTGCGAATTAAAACTCGAAAAACTATAGGACGCATCTACCGAATTGGCGGGACGCTTCTTGGTAATGATGTTTATTGCACCACCTGCACCATCTGTTGCAAAACGCGCAGGAACATAGCCCTTGTAAACTTCGATATCTGCAATCTGATCGATGGGAATATCGTCTAGGCCCAAGTTGCCCTGCGTTTCGACCGGGACTCCGTTCACGAGCACCTTGATATTCTTGCCTTCCATGCCGCGAATGTTGACCTTGCCTTCGCTGCCCATGCCACCAGACTTGCGCACCTTTACGCCCGAGGCAGAATTTATCGCTTTCGAAACGGTCTTACTTGTATTCTGCATCTCGGCAGCATCGATTGTCACGACAGCTTCTGCCTTTTTGGCTTGTTTTGCCTGTTCCGCTTCAACTTCAGATTCCACCGAGAGTTCGTCCAGTTGAGTGATTCCCGATGCATTGTCTACAGACGTACCCGATTGAGCCACAGCGCTATTCGTATTTCCATCTGCTGTGGCACTTTCCGGAGCTGATTCCTCCAAGAAATCGTCTATTGAGGTCACTTCGTCATCTTGGGCGCGAGCCGGCACCACGCCAAGCGTTGCAAATATAGCGGCAAACGCAATCGCCTTGTAAATAAACATCTTTTTCATCGCAGCGCAATAGAGCATTTTTTACTCCAAAATTCTACTCCAAACGGGCCCTAAAAAATCCAAATGGATTCTGTGCATAAAAAAAAATTCCGTCCTTGCCATAGGCAAGAACGGAGGTTTGTGTTTATGAGGATACTGTGTTTTATGAAGAATTTTTCGCTTACTTCAGCGGCACAATCCACATCGGGATCGGTTCAACCGTTGCAATCTTTTCGGCCTTTTTGGTATTCGGGTCATAGCGGAAGTAGGCGTTGCCATCTTTTTCGGTCGAAACTGCAAAAATTACGGTGCCGTCGTCATCGATGTACTTGCCGTAGCTAGCCCAACTAGAAGTGTAATCAATCGGGAGCGCCTTCATTTTCTTTTTGGCAAGATCGATTTCTACCGGCTTGCAGGTATTGTTGTGGTAGCTATCCATATCGGTCCAGACCTGTTGCAAATCCACCATCACGTTCAGGAAGGCATAGACCTTGGTGCCGACAGCGTATGTGGCCGGGCTCAGATATTTGAAGTTATCCTTCTTGGTGATGCCATCAATGGCAACTTCCTTGGTCACGAGCCATGCATAGTCCTTATCAAATTTGGTTTCGCCCACCTTGATACGCAGGAAACCGTCGGTCTGGCCATCCGGAGAATAGCCCCAGGAGGCGTTGCAGTAGCAATAAATGTAGCCATCAGCAAGAATAAAAGCCTGATTCTGCGAGTCATCCAGCGAACCTACAGCCGCAACACGATTGTCTTCGGCCACGGCAATCACGGAATCCTTCTCGATGTCAATGATGGCGACCTGGGCCGTATAACCGGTCACATAGTCACTAATGCTCTGCAGCAGGCCCACATAAAGGCGCCCATCAACAATGAGTCCCGTGCCCGGAGACACGGCAATAGCATCATCGTTTTTATACTCGGAAAGGTCAATTGCGCCCGTGCGCTTCATGGTTTTCGGGTTGATAATGAGCAGGGAATCAAGTGCACCAGCCAAGTAAGCCTTTTCTTCGTTCACAAAGAAAATGTGGTTTACCCAGACGCCAGGGAGCGAAAGCTCCGCAGTTTTTTTGCCAATCTTATTGTTTTTGTCAAGGCTGTAGCGTGCAATGGAGCCCACACTAAGGTCAGCAATGAACAGAGAATTGTCGTAATAGACAACGCCAGCGCGGGTGCCGACTTCAATGAAGTCCTTGCCCAAATCGTCCGTGTGGTCCAGGGACATCGTGCCGATGAACATTGTTTCGCCCGAAGCGATAGCAGTTGCGAATTCGCGCTTATATTCGCCCTTTTCTTCCTTCTTAGAACTGCTGGATTTGCCCTTACTGTCGCTAGATTTGCCTTTACTGCTGCTGGACTTTTTGTCTTTATTACCGGACTTTTCAACCGAAGAAGAGGAAAGCTCCTTTTCATCGTCTCCGCTTGCAGAAGAGGAGGAATCGTCACCACAAGCAACAAGCATGCCGAAAGACACTGCAAGTGCCATCAAAAAACTTTTTTTCATATTAGCTCCTGTAAGACTATGCGGAAAAAACCGCGTTATTCAATTTGCAGGAGCATTTTAGAAATGTCTTTTGGTTGATTCTACTCCAAATGGTGTTAGAAAAACCCAAATGGATAATCCAAATAGAGCACTAATTTTCTCGTCTTTTTCAATCCCAATCAGTCGCATTTGACTCCATTTAGGCAAAATCGTAATCAAAAAATTATATACGCAAAACAAAATTAGCCTTGACAAAGTTTTAATAGCTAGTTAGATTTGTCTTACTTTTTAAGACGTGACTAACAAAACAATTCAGATTGATTTATGAGGAAAACATGTTAAGTATCAACGGAATTGAATGGCTGCACAAGATTGGGTGCTACCACACGACTCTCACAAGGGAACCGCTTTTGGTCCTTGAATTTTGCCGGAAGGGACGTATCAGTTGGGCCGGGGGCGCACTCCCCTGTAATCAGCTGAAAGCCGGAGAATTGCTGGTTTACGACGCATGGACTTCGGGAGCGTTGACCCGTTCCGCAGATTATTGCGGCGACCGCATCCTGTTCTACGAGGAATCCACAAAATACATACAAGAACATTTTGCAGGTTTCCAACTTGATATCAAGATGCTCGCTCAAAAAATCTGCCGTCCAGGACGTCCGTTCATCGTTCACACCAAAGAAGAAGTCGCCCGCGCTTTCGAAATGGTCGAAAACAAGACGAAGAATTCTTTGACAGAATACGGCAGGCTCGCAATTTTGGAACTGCTACTCACCTTGAAAAATCTAGATACACAAAGGGAATACGCCTGCCGTGAATGTAACCTGTCGTCGTTACAGATTGAAAAAATTTACGGAATCCGCACGTTCATTTGTGAAAACATGGATAGCCATTTCACCATTGAAGAGCTTTCCGACAAGTTCGACATGCCCCCCACCGCAATGAAGCTCTGTTTCAAGAACGTATTCGGGCTGCCCGTATTTACTTATGCACGTCGCGAGCGCATGAAAATTGCAGCCAAGGAGCTCCGTGAAAGTGACCATGGAATTCTGCAAATCGCAGGCACGGTCGGGTACAATAACGGGAGCAAGTTCGCCCACGCTTTCCAAGATGTAATGGGCATGACCCCGAAGGAATACAGGAAACGATACAGACTTACAAATGTAGCATGACAGGTATGAGCTATGAGGTCGTGCTTCGCACTCTGAGGTCGCCTTGCAGAGCAAGGCTTTGAGGAATATAACCTTTAAAACAACTATGAAAAACACGTTCAAAAAACTTTATGCATACATGGGATCACGAAAACCGCTGTTCCCGCTAGCTTTGATTCTCTCGGCATTGAGCGCCATCGCGGGGCTCGTGCCGTTTTTACTGATGTGGCTGATTGTCCGCGAGGTTATCTCTGGCGGTGACATGACGAACATCAAGATTTTTGACTACTCCATCGGGGCAGTCCTCGCTTCGGTCGCAAGCGTATTGCTCTACTTTGCGGCCCTTGCCTGTTCGCACTTGGTGGCATTCAGGCTCGAAGGCGACTTGCGTCGTTCCGCGATGAAAAAACTGATGAGCGCTCCGCTCGGATTTTTTGACAAGAACCCGACGGGCAAGCTCCGCAAGATTATTGACGACAATGCGGCCATCACCCACACCTTCCTCGCGCACGAGATGCCCGATATTTCGAGCACAATCTTGATTCCCATTGTGGCGCTCGTGATGATGTTCGTTTTTGATTGGCGACTTGGGCTAGCTTCGCTCATTCCGATTGTCTACGCAATCTTTATTCTCGGGACCTTGGGCAAAAAAGGAACCAAGTTCATGGAACGCTACATGCAGTCGCTCGAAGAAATGAACTCCGAAGCAGTCGAGTATGTGCGCGGCATCCCCGTAGTCAAGGTTTTCCAACAAACCATCTATTCGTTCAAGAATTTCTATAAGACCATTGAGGTTTACCACCAGA contains these protein-coding regions:
- a CDS encoding DUF1490 domain-containing protein — translated: MSVWKNEKFWCVVAGVVGPAIIKKIVKAPKTREYAVKGLAEGMKLTADAKAAFQDMKDEAADICNDAKKEAGK
- a CDS encoding TonB-dependent receptor, with translation MLYCAAMKKMFIYKAIAFAAIFATLGVVPARAQDDEVTSIDDFLEESAPESATADGNTNSAVAQSGTSVDNASGITQLDELSVESEVEAEQAKQAKKAEAVVTIDAAEMQNTSKTVSKAINSASGVKVRKSGGMGSEGKVNIRGMEGKNIKVLVNGVPVETQGNLGLDDIPIDQIADIEVYKGYVPARFATDGAGGAINIITKKRPANSVDASYSFSSFNSHKASVTASHLIDSIVGHAGLEVGVSGYFNHSDNDYEFTSPYMKSSTGKDTTIVRDHDHYTSYNVQAFANLMNAWFDQVSLGASYGAFDKEIQGDANRIVETKNEGYNFGATFGLDKKNIFVNDLNFGNHFSFGYSENKVIDTSRVHCRNWFTCDTAKKNVGELSTMGLPKLRTVQAHDFNDLLNLDYQFIRNQFIYWNTLFRYHKEDPEDDFGTKMLGFNTAGYPGKTVSVTTGLSLEDNFFDSRLQNLLGFKFHYLKADISNTSTSRLQKATVESNDYTDFGYDESLMFRIVKPLAVKGSYQHAVRLPTPDELFGDGVRVSAATNLKPEEADNFNVGLSLDLQEIPLVARFRFDGDVFYSYYKNRIHYMGSSQMSVPYFNMDPIRGWGYEGDVKLDVNEWILLGTNWTFQDLRNIDYNAKQGILEDAIIPNIPRFFMNYLAEFHMGDVINKNDFLKFWWSANYTDEYYYGWKISSRQSRKIEASFTQDLGIEYSVWDNKLAWSFEVDNFMDEIVYDKYGESKPGRTFATKIRYSFR
- a CDS encoding AraC family transcriptional regulator — its product is MLSINGIEWLHKIGCYHTTLTREPLLVLEFCRKGRISWAGGALPCNQLKAGELLVYDAWTSGALTRSADYCGDRILFYEESTKYIQEHFAGFQLDIKMLAQKICRPGRPFIVHTKEEVARAFEMVENKTKNSLTEYGRLAILELLLTLKNLDTQREYACRECNLSSLQIEKIYGIRTFICENMDSHFTIEELSDKFDMPPTAMKLCFKNVFGLPVFTYARRERMKIAAKELRESDHGILQIAGTVGYNNGSKFAHAFQDVMGMTPKEYRKRYRLTNVA
- a CDS encoding heavy metal translocating P-type ATPase, translating into MKSRIVYDQPGRIRFRAGAYAFERVHESRIHKACVSEPYVQKAVVHSENGGILLEYENGYREQVIDFVRNLDVANLPESEPDTEYQLQELDTRFKNRLAFMIARRYLAKLLIPAPIRTAHLIYRGLKFVAKGLNCLGEGKLSVEVLDGAAIGASILQRNYESAGTIMFLLNVSSLLEDYTKARTRTALTASLAVKVDRVWVVKDGVDVQVRMQDVQVGDLVRVRSGSMIPVDGTVAEGDAFVNEATMTGESQAVHKTVGKSVFAGTVVDEGSIVVSVRAVSGNTKIQKIIELIDRSEDLKASIQSRAERLADGIVPFSFIGFGLTLLFTRNITKAVSILMVDYSCAIKLSTPISVISALREAADRNMTVKGGKYLEEFALADTIIFDKTGTLTKAEPKLERVIPFEGRSEEEVLRIAACIEEHFPHSMARAIVRGALDREIDHEEEHADVQYIVAHGIATTLNGERAVIGSKHFVIEDEHVSVGDTEQQRIDELAGAASVIYLAIGGNLAGVLCISDPPRDEAAEAIRMLRERGIKYVAMITGDSQKAAERTAQLLGIDTFFAQVLPEDKHRYVEKMKAEGRRVIMVGDGINDAPALAAANVSVAMSDASDIARETADVTLRSEDLRDLAELRTLSFQLMERIQANYRFIVAFNTSLLAAGFFGILAPSTSALLHNLSTMAICAKSMTPLKQA